The region CATATCTATTTCAAAATAGTAATTAGCACTGATACCTCCCAATTCATAGAGGTTATCCCTACCCAAGAAATACGCCTTTTGTATCGGGGTTAAATCAAATCCCTTATCCTGAACCTCCTCCTTCTCCAAGAGATATGATATAATTGCTGTTTTATTCTGCCGCATCCATTTTAATGCCTCTTCCGTAACCTTGCCCTGTTCGCCTTTAAACTTTAGCTTTTCATCCTCTAACCATACATTGATTCCATCACTGGCTAATTTATTTAAATTTATTCTCAACTCATTATCTGCCAGCCATATGAACTCTTTTGTTTTATCCATAGAGTCAACGCTCCTTCCAGAGTTTTATATCTCGCCTTCAACCATACCTTCATTCTCCGTAAGCCTGGCCTGAAGCAGATCCGCAACAGACTTGAGAGATGGCGTGCTAAAGATATCCTTTAATGGTATATCCACAGAGTATTTCTTCTTGATTTCCGCCAGGAACCGAGTTGCTGATAGACTATCTCCGCCCGATTCAAAAAAGCTCTGGCTCCTATCAAATATTTTGCAACTCAGAATGTTTGTCCAAAGCTCTGCAATATCAGCTTCAATTCCCTGAAGTATGATACTCTCCTTTTCCGCTGTTTGCTTTACAGCCAATAACGCTAATGACTGCTGTCTATCCACTTTTCCATTTTTGCTCAACACTACTTGCTTTACAATCATGCGTTTAGTCGGAATCATGTAGGCCGTCAGATTTTCATTCATGTATTCTAATATACGAGATCTCATTTCTATTACTTCTGGTGTTACGTTTTTAGCGTGGATTAACAGAGCTCCCAATCTTCCTCTTCTGTTTATTGCAACCTCACCAAAAGGAGCCTGTCCATAAATATTTTTCCAATCATCCAATAATAGTAAAGGCGTATGCTCTCGTCTTCCCCGCTTTCTATTAACAAATCCATTCTCCAGCAAGCCAGAAATAAGAATACCCATAGGGTCTAACTCCTCATACTCGATTGCATAAAAATCCCCTTTCCTCTTCAGCAGAAGCGCTGCCCACTTCACTTCCTTTAAAGGTTCCTCATAGGTATGCAATAGATTTACCGCCAAAACAATATCATATTTATTCAGTTCTGATTCTTCCACACCCTCATTGTATGTACTGCAATAGCGGATATTTGCATTCATTCCTCCCAGTTTTTCCTGTGCCAACTTCAATATTCCCGCTGAAGTATCAAATAACGTTATCTCCTCTGCCTGGCAGAATCCGTCCCAGTATTGCTTTATAATTTCTCCTGTTCTTGCACCCAAAACTGCGATTTTCCTGTTACTTATATCGCCTGCCAGTATCTTGTCTAAAAAGTACTTCGTATCCTCCCCCTTTAAAGACCAGAACTCTGGTGAAACCTCCTCCCTCCGAAGCAGCTCCTCCACACGTTGCTCACCCGTGAGTATCTCCGCAAAAAGATTCCTTGCATTCATAACCTTTTGCAATGGTTCCATTTCCTCTCTGGCGGAAAATATATCTGCTGAATATTCCATATGGGATTCAAGCCAGCCCTCCCAAAATTCCATAATCGGCCTATACTCTGCTGATACCCTTGATTGCATATGACAGAATTCAAGAATCAACTGCCTGACAATTCTTTCACGTTCCTTCATATGGAAATCCGAATACTTGTTGTTATCCTCACAACAAGTAATATGTACATTGACAGCAGCATTTATCTTCGGAACAATCACAGCTCCTAATTCCTTTTTTCCTTTCTCATCAACCACACCTACCACTACATTAGAAACGTCCGGAGAACGCTTAATAACATTTTCTACTTCTCCCAATTCGATTCGATAGCCATTAATCTTAACCTGATTGTCGATTCTACCCAGAAATTCTACAATCCCTGCAGAATTATACCGGACCAAATCGCCGGTTTTATACCACCTTACCCCATCTATTGCAACAAACTTCGCATCTGTTAATTCAGGGTCATTTAAGTAGCCTTCTGCTACACCGTCTCCGCCAATCCACAGTTCCCCATTCACATAATCCGGACAATCATATCCATTACCATCAACAACTCTCAGATACTGATTGCTCAGTGGTTCACCATATGGTATTGACTTCCAGCCGCTGTCAATATCGTTTACAACAAAATAATTAGACCATATGGCCGCTTCCGTTGCTCCTCCCAGAGAAACAAACTTACAGCATTCACTGATTGCTTTCAGCCTGTCATATAAATCCATCTTAATCCAATCCCCGGATAATAAAACCAGTTGAAGCGGCAGCATTTGTTTATCAGTTTCACAGGTGGTTAATAACATATCAAACAATGCCGGAACCGAGTTCCAAACATTTACGCCCGCATCAATAATTGCTTTTCTCCAAAATACAGGCTCCCTTTTTGTTTCCTCACTCAATACCACCAAGGTTCCCCCAGCTGATAACAATCCAAAAATATCATAAACAGATAAATCAAAATCCAAGTCTGAAATAGCGATCCCAGTATGATTCCTACCTATATTAAATCGTTGATTTATATCGGCTATTGTATTATGGGCCTCACTATGGGAGATAACCACACCTTTAGGTATACCAGTTGTACCCGATGTAAAAATAATATAAGCCGGTTGGTTCGTTTCGGGAAAGCCAGGTTCTTTTGCCGGTAACGCTTTCTGAAGAACCGCTTCAAGGCAGATCACAGATACTCCTAAATCTTCTTCTGACCTCATTTCATTGCTTGTTACGATATACCTTATTCTTCCAGTATCTATAATTTTCTTTTTTCTTTCTACAGGCTGGTGAACGCCAATAGGCACATATGTTGCTCCTGCAGCCAAAATACCATAAACGGCAATAACCTGATTAGTGCCTTTGGGTATACTTACACCGACCAGCGTTCCGCTTTTTACACCATTTTCCTTTAAATATCCAGCTAACTTTAAAATCATATCCTGTAAGCAGAAATAACTAATTTCTTCTTTATTTCCATTCTTGTAATATATAAGCGCTGCTTTCCCAGGCGCATTTGCCGCATTTTCAAAAAATCCATGATGTAGGCATTCATCTGAAAATGTTTTTTTCGTCCTATTCCTGTTCTTCCTGACAGCCATCTGATTTCTCGGAATTTGGTGGACAATTGGAGCATTATCAGCTAAATCTGCCCACTCCAAAATAATTTCCTCAGTAAAAGCGCTCAAGCCTTCCATCATATCACATTCCAACTGCTCACACTCAATGCACAGAACAGCCTTATCATTGTTGCACATTACACTGCACACGTAATCATTGATAACTATGGTATCTTTATCCTTAGACCTGTCGATTACCTCACTAATCAAATCATTCAGCGTCACATATTCTATTGCTGTTTCATTTGCAAACCAACGATAATATATTTCCACTGCGATTCCCTTTAGCAGTACATTAACCGATAGCTTCCGTTCCTCTGCAATTGTTCTTAACGTGCCCATTCCTTTTATAATCGAAATGTTTTCCTTCATAGGCTTAATCCTCCCGTTTATTAATTGCTTCCTGTATCACAATGTCCCTATACCTATTGCCTAAATCTGTAACAAAGAAATGGGAACCCTCGAACAAATTCAACTGAAAGATATTGGTTGTCATATGTTTCCACAAATTCATTATCTCTGCATTTGCCTCGTAATCCTGGCTTCCGGCATGCGCCACTATCGGTATATCCAACACTTCTCCATGATAAACCAGACTTTCATTTAATATATAATCCTGACGCAGACCCGGAAGAATAAAATTCAGCAACTCTTTATTTTCTAGCACTTCCTTTGGTGTGGCATTATACCGAACTAACTCCTCAATTAAAGCATCATCATTCATATAGGTCTTAAATTCATAGGGATTTTCCTGATCCGGAGCCTGACGCCCGGCAACAATTATTTTTTCACATTTTCTGTCTAATTGATTCCACAAATAATGTGCCGTATAAAACGCCATTGCTGCCCCCATACTGTGCCCATACAGGACAATCTTTCTGCCGCAGCTAACATCAGCAATTTGCAATGACAGTTCCGGCAGAATCTCATTGAAATCAACAGCCATTCTTTCAGTCCGCCTGGTTCCCTTTCCAGGCAGCTCGACACACATAATGAGCACTGAATCATTAGATTTCAAAGTCCACGGCCGATATGTTGTTGCTGTTCCTCCTGCATGATGAAAGCAAAACAAGATAGTCCCCTTATTACTGTCAGCTACATTTTCGGACACAAATGGAAAATACCGATTTTTCATGGTCATACGTTTCCTCCCAAAATAACTTTTTAACAAATTTATAAAATAATTGCCGCAGACTTTTGATAAATCGACATTGTCATCTATTATAAAAAGTACTGCGGCCTGAATCATTATATTAACTTCCAGCTTACTCTTACATATTTCTATATCCGAAATAAGTTCTCTTTAGTCCTTATGACAAATAACATTTCTCTCAGCCCACTTCAAAGTACTCTTTCGCTTTTATATAGCCATTGCTGAATCACCCTTTTCGCGGGAGAAAAATTCCTGTAAAAGTCTTACAGCCTCGTTATCCATAGGCCGATGCCATAATATACGGCCATGCTCAATAAACATAAGATGTGTACAGCATTTGTATATCAGTTCAGGATCATGCGTTATCAGAAACAACGTTTTTTTCATTTCTTTTAGCTGTATTAATTTTTCTGAAACCTCAAGCATATGTCTATAATCCAATCCGCTGGTGGGTTCATCAAATATGATTATTTCTTTTCCAGATGCAACAGCACTGCCAATAGCGACTCGCTGCTTCTCTCCACCGGATAATGACATTGGGTGCAGTTTCAGTTTATCCGACAAATCAAGCCCAGCCAAAATTTTTTGTGCCCGAACCTTGTCCTCTTCCTCATTTTCTCCATCCATACTCAGCAAAAGTTCATCAAGTACATCTTCTGTAAAAAGCTGGTGATTTACATCCTGCATTACCATATAGGAAATATGCCGGCGCTTCTTCGCATTAAGGGCATTGCCATTTAATTTCAAAGTGCCCTTTGAAGATTTATCTAGTCCGCATAGACATCTGGCAAAAGAGGATTTACCAGCTCCATTGTCACCAATGATTCCAATGATTTCTCCCTGCGGCAATGTTAAATTCGGTATGTTTACAATCGGATATCCCCGTTTTTCATATGAAAACCAAAAATTATCAATCTGCAGGCTTTTTTCATTTGCTTCAGGTTTTTTTTCAGGCATCAAGTCAAATGGATTTAATGCACGTAATCCCATTTTCTTTAACTCTTTTGGGTCTAGTTCCAAAAATTCCTCTCTTGTATATTCATTACATATCTCTCCGCGCTTCATATATATGATTCGATCCGCATATGGAGCCAGGTAATAAAGGCGGTGTTCGGCAACGATTACCGTCTTATTTTCAGATTGCCATTGGCGAATTACTTCTGTTAAATCTTTTATCGAAGAAATATCCAAATTAGAGGACGGTTCATCCAAAACAAAAGTATTAGGGCAGATAGCATCTGCCGATGCACAGGCTATCTTCTGCTTTTCTCCGCCAGATAAAGCAAACAGGCTCCGTCCAAGCAGATTCTCTAATTTAAGGCACTTTGTTGTATTCTCAAGCCTTGCCAGCATTTCCTGCACCGGCAAACCCATATTTTCGCATCCAAACACAATCTCGCTTGTCGTATCTACATTGTAGAACTGTGTTCTCGGATTTTGAAATACAGAGCCAACCATGGGAGCAATCTGATATAACTGATAATCCTTTACCTCTTTCCCATCCAAATAAATCTGTCCCGTTAACTGTCCATTATAATAATGTGGAATCAATCCGTTAATCAGGCGCGTCAAAGTTGTTTTACCGCAACCAGATTCACCACATAGTAAAACAGTCTCTCCATCTTCGATTTTCAAATTGATATTACGCAGGCTATTCTCTGATTCTCCGCTTTCATAGGTAAAGGACACATCTTTAATTTCTATCATTTCACTTCCCCTTCTACCATTTAATAATAAATAAGGTGACAAACAGCATAACGCCTGAAATTACTACCGCAATGGCATCGTAACAGGTAAATCCAACTCTCGTTATGCTTGACCGCTTTGCTGGATTATCCAGCCCACGGGTCAATGCTGCCGCAGACAGTTCATCACCAATCTTTACAACCGAAATCATAAGCGGTATGAAACGATATTCAAGCAGTGCCATTGGATTCTGCCAAAATTTTTTCGTACCAAACTGGATTTCCCTCATTCTCATAGCGTCTTTAATAGCTGCTGACTCTTCCTGCATGGTAGGTAAAAAGCGAAATAATACAGAAAGAGGAATGGTAATATTCCTACCGATATGCATTCTGCTCAGTGATGTAATACACTCACTGGCAGTAGTAGACTTAATTATGTAATTCCCCATTGCAAAAGCAGGAAAAAGCCTTAAAACCAATCCCACCAATAAAACTACAATCATATTGACAACCATATGAAAACGAATTGAGTTTTGGATCTCCTTAACCACCAAAGCAGCTACAAACAGAACTATAAAAATGGCCGCTGCCTTATACTGCCTGTTTGTAAGTAATAGAATAAAAGGTATCAAAGCCACTGCAAGCATAAAAGCGGTATGGCCGTATAAAAACTCGGCGGTAGCTACAACGGCCATCAGCAGTAATTTTGTCCGTGGGTCTAAATGGAATCCTTTCGTCTCTGTAACAGCAAGCATGTGCATCAAACAATACCCGCCCTCTCAAAGTGCTTCTTAAGCATTTTATGACCGAGCAAAGCACCGCAAATCCCGCCGACAAACAAAATCACAAATCCTGCATACATCATCCATGATGGCATCATAGCTTGTAATGTTTCTGCGTACTGGTCCCCCATGGAGCTGTGAATATTTTCCCAGTAGGACTGACCGGCAATCCAAAGATTCGCAGGGCATCCCATCATGCCAAGGCAAAAACACGCATAGCTTAGGAGGGTAACTTTAAAGCTTTTATACTGACCGGCCTTTAACACAATATCAGCAAGAATTCCGCCCAGTGTCCACCCCACCAGCCCAATCCATGTATAGCCTATAAGAAAGAAAAACAGACCGCAGATGACACCTGTAATTGTCAGCATCCCGAATTTCTGGATTTTTGTGTAGTACAGCATCATAGGAATGCCACATACAAACGGCCAGATAAACAGAAGGAATGGATATATTACAGGCAGTGAAGTCAGTAATCCGAAAACAAAAAATATTACAAGAGTCATGGCAGTATAAATTCCTACATTGATAAGATCTTTTCCATTTAGTTTATTAGATTTTTGCATTTTAATCGTCCTTTCGTTATGACTAATTTCATGTTTTATGGTTAGATACAGCTAACTGTCAGGGAAGTTTTTTGGGGATTAAATCCCCAAAACAGTTTGCCAGCCCGAGCTGAAAAATACCGATAGTGTATGAGCATACTTCAATGCAGCTGGCTTTGGATAATTGTGCATAACAATTTCCGCAATTGAAGCATAGTAAGAATGGACCAACATATGCCACTCGTCCTCATCTAAATCATTGACAGGTACACCGCGTGCTTTTAATTCTGCAATGAGTTTTATTGTCTCCTGCACATCTGCGCGTACCAAGTCGTCTAAAAAGCCTGCATACTTTGTTCCTGACGAGCACATCAGAAGCAGCCTGAATACATCAAAATTCTCATAAATATATTCAATTATCTGGATGATCGTGCTTTCTGACAGCTTCCACAAATTCTTAAGCTCATCTGTTTTTACTAAATCAAAATGCTTATCTATTGATTCTGAATATATCTTTTGGATTGTCTGAACAACTGATTCCACTAAAGAACCAAATAAAGCTTCCTTATCAGCAAAATGATTGTAAAAGGCACCATTGGTTACATTTGCGTCTTTACAGATTTCCCTAATACTGGCTCTTTCAAAGCCAAATTCTAAGAAGTGTTTCTTTGCACAGGCCAAAAGATTTTCATGAGTTTGCTGGAAATCCCTTGACATTTCCTCCCCTCCATTCTATACTATGATTACACTGTAATATTACACCGTAATATAGATTTTACCACCCTTTTCCTAAAAAATCAATACCCAATTACAAATTCTGATTGGCAGAAAGGAAGATGTTTATATGAAATCAAAAGAACCGGGGGCAATCCGGCAGCTTTTTATGTTTGTTGGCAGTAGCAAGGGGAAAATGAAATTTTCCATTCTTATGGCCGTTTTAGGGGAACTATTTGGTATGGTTCCATTCCTTATGCTGGCTATGTTGGCAGACTCACTCTATTCCGGAACAGCTACTACTAAAGATACGGTGATACTGGCGGGAATCGCGGCACTTTGCCAGTGCATTAAGACATTCCTTACATGGAGGTCGTCCCTTCTGTCCCACCGTATTTCCTTTACTATTTTACAAAATATACGTGAAAAAATTGCCGATAAAATGGCGAAGGTTCCCATGGGCGTCATGTTGGAAACCCCTTCCGGCAGTTTTAAAAACCTAATTGTAGATAATGTGGCAAAGCTAGAGGATTCTATGGCCCATTTTATGCCTGAACTTCCGTCACACATCACAGCACCTCTATGCAGTATTCTATTAATCTTTATTTTGGATTGGCGCTTGGGGTTGGCCTCTTTAATTACTGTCCCGTTGGGAGGTTTGTTTTTCGCTGCCATGATGCGCGGATATGCCTCCCGTATGGAAAACTATATGTGTTCTGCGAATGAAATGAACAGTTCTCTTGTGGAATATGTAAATGGTATTCAGGTCATTAAAGCTTTTAACCGGTCCAGCTCGTCCTATGGGCAATATTCAAAAGCTGTCAATCACTTCCACGACTGCACCATAGAATGGTGGAGTGAGTGCTGGCTATGGAATGCGGCCGCTCGTGCAGTCCTTCCCTCCACCTTACTTGGCACGCTTCCTATAGGCGCTTTGCTTTTTATGAATGGTTCGATTACTTTACCGGTTCTGATGATATGTCTTATTGTCCCCCTTGGCTTTACAGGGCCGCTGATGAAAGTATCGGAAGCCATGGAGCAGGTAAGTATGATCAAAGGAAACCTTGAACAAGTTACTGCCTTCTTAAAAACTCCTGAACTGCAGCGGCCTGCGGACCCGGTTACTCTCACAGAACCGACATTTGAATTTAGCCACGTTTGCTTTGGTTATAACAAAAGTGAAGTGCTGCACGATATCTCATTTAAGACGTCACCGAAATCAATGACAGCGATTGTCGGTCCCTCCGGATCTGGTAAATCTACCATAGCCAAATTAATGGCGGGATTTTGGGATGCCACCTCCGGGACTGTGCTTTTTGGTTCACAGGATATTCGCAACATCCCCTTTGAGCAGCTGATGGGAGAAATCAGTTATGTTGCACAGGATAACTTTCTTTTTGATAAAACCATCCGTGATAATATCCGCATGGGTAATCCAGCCGCAACGGACGAACAAATAGAAACCGTTGCAAAAGCTGCAAACTGCCATGATTTTATCATGCAATTAGAAAAAGGCTACGACACTATGGCCGGAGATGCCGGAGACCGCCTATCCGGCGGAGAACGCCAACGTATCACCATAGCGCGTGCCATGCTCAAAAAAGCTTCCGTGGTTATTCTTGATGAAGCAACTGCCTATGCAGACCCGGAAAATGAAGCACTGATACAAGAAGCACTCAGTAAGTTAATTTCTGGGAAAACCCTAATTGTTGTTGCACATCGCCTGAATACAATCCGCAATGCCGATCAAATCCTTGTTGTAGCTGATGGAACAATAGCTGGATGCGGAACGCAAGATGAACTGTTAGAGAACTGCCCTCTTTATAAGAAAATGTGGGAGAATTATTCAGATGCGGTAACTTCCAAAACGAAAGGAGAATCTTAGATGTTTGAAATGATTTCTCGTATTTATAAAATCGCCGGCTCCAGCCGAAAAAAAATAACACTTGGAATACTGTGTAATATTTTAAAATCTTTTTTTCAAAGTTTTATGATGCTCAGTGTATTTTTAATCATGTTGAACCTTGATGCACTAACTTCCTCAATAATTTTAAAAGCTGTAACTATCATTCTTATTAGTATTCTTGGACGTTTCTTTTTCCAATGGATGAGTGACCGTACCATGAGCGGAACCGGTTATGATATTTTCCGTGATTACCGTTTAGAAATCGGTGAGCGATTAAAACAAGCACCTATGGGTTATTTTTCAGAGCAGAATCTTGGAACCATCCAAACAATTTTAACCACTACCATAGCGGATCTGGAAGGTTACTCAATGATGGCTATCGAACAGATGACCAGTGGTGTTGCTATGGCGTTCCTTATGTCTTTCATGATGTTCTTTTTCAACCCAATAATAGGGACACTAAGTATGATAGGCTTAGTAATTGGCCTGTCAGTATTACGCCTGGTCAGACAGCGGGCCGCGGAACATTCGCCAATTTATCAGGCTGCCCAGGAAAATCTGGTTAACAAATGTTTAGAGTACATACGTGGAATTGCTGTTCTCCGTTCATTTTCGAACGGCAAAAGCGGTCAGCAAGAGGTACACACCGCATTTCAAAGGAAATGGGATGCTGATTATACGCAAGAAAAGGCAACCGCAGGTGTTCTCCGGCTATATGGCCTTGTTTATAAATTGATGAGTTGTGTCTTAATCGCTGCTGCTGGTATCTTATACATGGACGGAAAAATTTCCCTGCCATTCTGTATGACATTTTTGTTTTGTGCATTTACTGTCTATTCTGATTTGGAAACTATGGGAAACAGTGCATTCTTGAGCAAGAAAATAAATACCGAATTAGACCGTTTAGAGGAAGTGACAAATATTCCCCAAATGGACACCACCACGGATAAACTCCATCCTTCCATATATGAGATTTCATTAAAAGATGTATCGTTTGGCTATGGTTCCCGCAGAATTATTGACCACATATCCTTAAACATACCAGAACATACTACATGTGCGATTGTAGGTCCGTCAGGAAGCGGTAAGACGACATTATGCAACTTAATCGCTCGTTTCTGGGACGTTCAGGAAGGCTCTGTTTGTATTGGCGGCCAAAATGTGAAAGACTATACCGCTGACAGTGTGCTTGACTGTATCAGTATGGTTTTCCAAAAGGTTTATCTATTCCATGACACAATTGAAAATAATATTAAGTTTGGGAATCCTGATGCGTCACTTCAAGAAGTAATGGAGGCAGCAAAAAGAGCCTGCTGTCATGACTTCATTATGGCCTTGCCAAATGGATATCAGACTGTAATTGGCGAAAGTGGATCTACATTATCGGGCGGCGAGAAACAAAGAATCTCCATTGCACGGGCAATTTTAAAAGACGCACCCATTGTCATTTTAGATGAAGCGACCTCCAGTGTTGACCCTGAAAATGAACAGGCACTTTTATCTGCGATTGAGGAGCTGACTAAAAATAAGACTTTAATTTCTATAGCCCACCGATTGAGTACCGTACAAAAAGCTGATCAGATTATTGTGATTGATAATGGGCAAGTCAGACAAAAGGGCACCCATGACCAACTCAGTAAAAAGGACGGAATTTACCGGAATTTCCTTAAATTACGAGTGGAAGCCACCGGATGGCAATTATAAATATTACCATTTCACCCCTCTGTATCAATGAAAACCAGTGCTTCGGGGGAACCCAGCTGCGGACCGCTTTTGGCTGCTCCGGGTTCAGGCCCACCAGCAGCCAGCGGAGCTGCTGGTGGGAGATCTGTCTGGCTTCTTCGCCCGTCCGCGGCCATTGGAGGCGGCCGTTTTCGTAGCGCTTATAGAACAGGCAGAAGCCGTCCCCTTCATAATGGACTGCCTCGATCCGGTCCGCCCGTTTCCCGCAGAAAAGGAACAGGGAATTGCTGTAAGGGTCAAGCTGAAAGCTGTACTGGATGATATCCACCAGACCGTCCAGCTGTTTTCTCATATCTTGTACCCGGTGCGCAGATAGATCTTTTCCACCCGGGAGAGGTCACCTAACATGATCTCACCGCTTTCAGAATGGTCTCCAGCAACTCGCGGGGCGTATCTTCAAAGAGGTCAACAGTCACCGTACCGGCACGGAGTACTGCTGCAGGAGCGGCACAGGGATCCTGCCTGCCGTGAAGGGATACCTCCGTAAATTCCGGAGCCGCATCCGGAATCAACGCAGTCTGCTCCATGACCGGCCTGCATCCATGACTCTTTCGGGGCAGTTCTTCAAGCGCCAGTTTCCGGATCTTTGCGATCCAGTAGTAATAGCTTTTTAGGGAGATATGATGTTGTTCGCACCATGCCTGGTTTGTTAGACCGGAGGCTCTGCATTGCCGGATCACGTCCAGCCAGTACTGAAGTTTTACCTGTTTATCCGGAGTTAAAGCGGAAATGTCCATTGGTATTCTCCTTTATCTGGATTTAGAGTTTTGGGAGGGAACTCTAAAAACTCTAACCCCAAGTTTACAAGAGAACGCCAAATATTTCACTACACGTTCTTATTTGACGCTTACAATGAAACAGCGGCATTGTCGGAACTGGAAAAAGTGAAAGAAACATGAGGAGGGAAGTATCCCTATGCGATCAGCAACTGGGAAAACAACTGGGAGGATGTAAGCTCTTTCTTCCAGTTTTCAGATGACATCCGCCGCATCATGTATACGACTTATACCGACCAAAAAACTATACCGACATTTTTGGGAAAGCCGCCAGTTACAGCCATTTCCTAAAAAAATGTCGGTATAGTTTTTGACCTTTTCCTAAATAGCCTTCATGATGGAACAAAAAGAAGGAGGCTTCCATTAATGAAGGAAAACCAAAAGGAACTTGATGAATTGATCCAGGAAGTAATGGAGCAGATGAGGGAAAGAAGGTATGGAAAAAAGATAGTTACACGTTATCGATCCAGTTTTCAACTTCTTATGACCCTATCACATGATATAGGAGATGACAGGCTTTCAGAAAAACTCATAAAAACTCTCATTCCTTTCGCTTCGCTTAGGCACAAAACAGTTATGAAATAGCAAGTTTGTGCTTCCGCTATTTTATTTTTGATGTTAAACTCTCCTCAGACAGATACACTACAGAGCACGGAGGAGGAAGTAGAATCGGTTCCTCCATTTGGGATC is a window of Enterocloster clostridioformis DNA encoding:
- a CDS encoding thioesterase II family protein, with amino-acid sequence MTMKNRYFPFVSENVADSNKGTILFCFHHAGGTATTYRPWTLKSNDSVLIMCVELPGKGTRRTERMAVDFNEILPELSLQIADVSCGRKIVLYGHSMGAAMAFYTAHYLWNQLDRKCEKIIVAGRQAPDQENPYEFKTYMNDDALIEELVRYNATPKEVLENKELLNFILPGLRQDYILNESLVYHGEVLDIPIVAHAGSQDYEANAEIMNLWKHMTTNIFQLNLFEGSHFFVTDLGNRYRDIVIQEAINKRED
- a CDS encoding ABC transporter ATP-binding protein; the protein is MIEIKDVSFTYESGESENSLRNINLKIEDGETVLLCGESGCGKTTLTRLINGLIPHYYNGQLTGQIYLDGKEVKDYQLYQIAPMVGSVFQNPRTQFYNVDTTSEIVFGCENMGLPVQEMLARLENTTKCLKLENLLGRSLFALSGGEKQKIACASADAICPNTFVLDEPSSNLDISSIKDLTEVIRQWQSENKTVIVAEHRLYYLAPYADRIIYMKRGEICNEYTREEFLELDPKELKKMGLRALNPFDLMPEKKPEANEKSLQIDNFWFSYEKRGYPIVNIPNLTLPQGEIIGIIGDNGAGKSSFARCLCGLDKSSKGTLKLNGNALNAKKRRHISYMVMQDVNHQLFTEDVLDELLLSMDGENEEEDKVRAQKILAGLDLSDKLKLHPMSLSGGEKQRVAIGSAVASGKEIIIFDEPTSGLDYRHMLEVSEKLIQLKEMKKTLFLITHDPELIYKCCTHLMFIEHGRILWHRPMDNEAVRLLQEFFSREKGDSAMAI
- a CDS encoding energy-coupling factor transporter transmembrane component T; the protein is MHMLAVTETKGFHLDPRTKLLLMAVVATAEFLYGHTAFMLAVALIPFILLLTNRQYKAAAIFIVLFVAALVVKEIQNSIRFHMVVNMIVVLLVGLVLRLFPAFAMGNYIIKSTTASECITSLSRMHIGRNITIPLSVLFRFLPTMQEESAAIKDAMRMREIQFGTKKFWQNPMALLEYRFIPLMISVVKIGDELSAAALTRGLDNPAKRSSITRVGFTCYDAIAVVISGVMLFVTLFIIKW
- a CDS encoding amino acid adenylation domain-containing protein translates to MKENISIIKGMGTLRTIAEERKLSVNVLLKGIAVEIYYRWFANETAIEYVTLNDLISEVIDRSKDKDTIVINDYVCSVMCNNDKAVLCIECEQLECDMMEGLSAFTEEIILEWADLADNAPIVHQIPRNQMAVRKNRNRTKKTFSDECLHHGFFENAANAPGKAALIYYKNGNKEEISYFCLQDMILKLAGYLKENGVKSGTLVGVSIPKGTNQVIAVYGILAAGATYVPIGVHQPVERKKKIIDTGRIRYIVTSNEMRSEEDLGVSVICLEAVLQKALPAKEPGFPETNQPAYIIFTSGTTGIPKGVVISHSEAHNTIADINQRFNIGRNHTGIAISDLDFDLSVYDIFGLLSAGGTLVVLSEETKREPVFWRKAIIDAGVNVWNSVPALFDMLLTTCETDKQMLPLQLVLLSGDWIKMDLYDRLKAISECCKFVSLGGATEAAIWSNYFVVNDIDSGWKSIPYGEPLSNQYLRVVDGNGYDCPDYVNGELWIGGDGVAEGYLNDPELTDAKFVAIDGVRWYKTGDLVRYNSAGIVEFLGRIDNQVKINGYRIELGEVENVIKRSPDVSNVVVGVVDEKGKKELGAVIVPKINAAVNVHITCCEDNNKYSDFHMKERERIVRQLILEFCHMQSRVSAEYRPIMEFWEGWLESHMEYSADIFSAREEMEPLQKVMNARNLFAEILTGEQRVEELLRREEVSPEFWSLKGEDTKYFLDKILAGDISNRKIAVLGARTGEIIKQYWDGFCQAEEITLFDTSAGILKLAQEKLGGMNANIRYCSTYNEGVEESELNKYDIVLAVNLLHTYEEPLKEVKWAALLLKRKGDFYAIEYEELDPMGILISGLLENGFVNRKRGRREHTPLLLLDDWKNIYGQAPFGEVAINRRGRLGALLIHAKNVTPEVIEMRSRILEYMNENLTAYMIPTKRMIVKQVVLSKNGKVDRQQSLALLAVKQTAEKESIILQGIEADIAELWTNILSCKIFDRSQSFFESGGDSLSATRFLAEIKKKYSVDIPLKDIFSTPSLKSVADLLQARLTENEGMVEGEI
- a CDS encoding MptD family putative ECF transporter S component, producing MQKSNKLNGKDLINVGIYTAMTLVIFFVFGLLTSLPVIYPFLLFIWPFVCGIPMMLYYTKIQKFGMLTITGVICGLFFFLIGYTWIGLVGWTLGGILADIVLKAGQYKSFKVTLLSYACFCLGMMGCPANLWIAGQSYWENIHSSMGDQYAETLQAMMPSWMMYAGFVILFVGGICGALLGHKMLKKHFERAGIV
- a CDS encoding TetR/AcrR family transcriptional regulator, whose product is MSRDFQQTHENLLACAKKHFLEFGFERASIREICKDANVTNGAFYNHFADKEALFGSLVESVVQTIQKIYSESIDKHFDLVKTDELKNLWKLSESTIIQIIEYIYENFDVFRLLLMCSSGTKYAGFLDDLVRADVQETIKLIAELKARGVPVNDLDEDEWHMLVHSYYASIAEIVMHNYPKPAALKYAHTLSVFFSSGWQTVLGI